CAGCAAAAACCTTTGCCTATATTGATGCTGACGGCTAGAGACAGGATGGAGGATAAAATAGCTGGCTTAGATGCAGGGGCAGATGATTATTTAGTGAAACCTTTTGATATGCCCGAATTGTTAGCAAGATTAAGAGCATTACAAAGAAGAACTCCTCAACTACAACCCCGACGATTACAGGTGGGTAAACTTAGCTTAAACTACGGTACTAATACATTTTGGCTTCGGGAAGAATCAGGAGAAAAACAGATGTTACTGACCAAGAAAGAGTTTCAGTTGTTAGAGTATTTTATGCAGCATCCCAATCAAATTGTTACCAGCGACCAGATTTTAGAACAACTGTGGGAATTTGGTGCAGAACCTCCTAGTAACGTTGTAGCTGCACAAATTAGTTTACTGCGACGCAAATTAACTAAATCTGGCTGCAATGATTTGATAGAAACTGTTTACGGATTGGGTTATCGTTTTCAACATCAAAGATAGTCTAAATTATTACAGCTAACATTTAACGTGAAGCAAGACAGACTTTTTTTGCGATCGCGCTGGCGACTAGCTAGCTGGTATGCAGGCATTATAAGCATAATTCTGCTAATTTGTGCCTTGGGAGTTTATGAAGCGACTGCCCATGCACATCGTATTAGCGTCAATCAAGAATTAGAATCTGTAGCGGGGACTCTTCACGACAGTCTTTTAGCCGTTCTTAAGCAACCAGGAAAACTCGAACCAGAAGTAAAGAATCTATTGCCCAATACTTGCATCGTCGGCACAGGCTGTTATAAAAGCGATTACGAAGTTAGTCGAAGACATCGCCTTCAGTCTCTTAGATTAGGCGTAATCGGGCAGGATAAGTATTATTTACGTCTGTTCAATTTGTCTCAAGATTTAGTAGCAGTAGCAGGGATGCAGCCTAAATTACCCCAGGTTTTTAACCATCAGCAGGGGTTAACTCTGACGGATGCTGATGGTGTTCGCTATCGGCAAATTTCATTTCTCTTGCATACTCAAAAAGCTCAAGATTGGGGTTATCTCCAAGTTGGTAGAAGTCTTCAAGATTTTGATACTTATGTTGCTAATGTCAGGTGGGTACTGTTGCTGGGAGTTCCCTTGGTATTGTTATTGGTAGTGGCTGCTAGCTGGTGGTTAGCAGAATTAGCTATACGC
This DNA window, taken from Pleurocapsa sp. FMAR1, encodes the following:
- the rppA gene encoding two-component system response regulator RppA gives rise to the protein MRILLVEDEPDLGAAIKQSLNYSNHVVDWALDGLDAWEYLADERLEYHLGIFDWLLPGLSGVELIKRIRKQQKPLPILMLTARDRMEDKIAGLDAGADDYLVKPFDMPELLARLRALQRRTPQLQPRRLQVGKLSLNYGTNTFWLREESGEKQMLLTKKEFQLLEYFMQHPNQIVTSDQILEQLWEFGAEPPSNVVAAQISLLRRKLTKSGCNDLIETVYGLGYRFQHQR